In Ptychodera flava strain L36383 chromosome 17, AS_Pfla_20210202, whole genome shotgun sequence, one genomic interval encodes:
- the LOC139115878 gene encoding uncharacterized protein, with protein MIIPRSFLYLLALTNSVWIVCSDNISDIVNGDQKLILDLIKNSDHGVRPFNNGPPVNVKLGMYLLTIREISEVDMSFTTSMILREHWRDPRLQHNSTKRVVLDGSIIRNNFWVPDLSIMNSCEEETFHKTPKPNELMYINSDGFVYYTIKITVRATCNMDLRKFPFDDQDCALNIMSYAYDVNDCYLELVGNDTTDAIVLDPTLELSQFYLEKVHGDTGIYEFTEVGNFSYVLVSFHLQRQLSYYFLNAYIPTGAFVIIAWLALWIPPTSSPARVTLGITCMLTLVTKSTMVKSEMPKVAYVMQAWGHVSTASLYSIASSAWKRLCPLYEAKWRMFLCYHVNDFINGAEIGLVEGYAPIHRPKILSFDDARYCKEVLISPGRSTEKYPTKATLLAFKKLENIYAGILDLKDWLYNLLHRQLVEYIAFEKREAMQKDDELETHEDRHREAVESFQDWPIERRLRTEKSTQMLHPDLRNILHEYSRSKRYGMLLSHIAYAIECSKNVLMILGPSKNMWQHDADTRVMSKENGELSSALECCRDSARKLDDEELEGNTFTKWPVSLGYIGCDGGMLQLQDANIHLYVPQDIVSANVVQEVYIALETGDVLGYLRKENEEGHGKSTDSSGQFVTVSPVVRVAPRYLRFDEPVMLTLPHCARNVHASKFRLAYSYHRIGKRCNWRILSANETQMVVREDKVTALVTRGGCYQVRLSTDDDGDKNSWKVLCVGLFSSPMRDFMRPDHLTLQLRIWNDTPADRKVQELMQDENKQFHLSDIGYIGLQKTGRHLDIAVTAARGWTVSQDAKTVTRESLMSLGAAGGCQAGFYYCRKVADTKSLTPRSTSFKVHLHQLRTNNRLALRCDGQTDIKQNEFSTGGASLFKVRPAKGKVIEGTCGRPVLTSKIMDALSKGMDRQSDMIVMVEGKAKCMDYRYLARELSFNVSVNKYWDELSISPRRSPSAARARGRRRKLGNYMSGSETVRNLRSLSADSSLRSNYRKRIGERLRASSVVSSASVCTPESTTYSEGLFASDGCRVSFYNRQNSGKRRTHSAARGENSVRHRYYPSIKNVYTYSIGTVNGEVSGKAHGVWVGRRTGAVQDPNHREHGRMSSGRVNSGKSNSFPLDNLVTNRSVDSSRSISCELRYPSQNNIRAYIEKTPRDEERHVYIKMVKRQNDGNNEDDINSEEDCQEDDEEEEREVTNRLKQVKERQTTPRWKNPTRRLLNIYISEGLQSEKCRAEIAEALWQKMADIGNTHAQNILYPSTTLQLEQVPKVANVISRVWPSVARHLGSDEDEIATLSDKAKIEGWNRRTTAEVYLHGWLTSMSEREARPALVDFLSAVSKTETGAAKILRELL; from the exons GGCCCCCGGTCAATGTGAAACTTGGCATGTATTTATTGACCATTCGTGAAATATCAGAAGTTGACATG AGTTTCACGACATCGATGATTCTACGGGAGCACTGGCGTGATCCTAGGCTTCAACACAACTCGACCAAACGCGTAGTGCTGGACGGGTCAATCATTAGAAACAATTTTTGGGTTCCTGATTTGTCCATCATGAACTCCTGCGAGGAGGAAACCTTCCACAAGACTCCAAAACCGAACGAATTGATGTATATCAATTCAGATGGGTTCGTCTACTATACGATCAA AATTACCGTCAGGGCCACGTGTAACATGGACTTACGAAAGTTTCCGTTCGATGATCAGGACTGTGCCTTAAATATAATGTCGT ATGCGTACGATGTGAACGACTGTTATTTAGAACTCGTTGGGAATGACACCACTGATGCCATCGTTCTTGACCCTACACTAGAACTGTCGCAGTTTTACTTAGAAAAGGTCCACGGGGATACAGGAATTTATGAATTCACAGAAGTTG GAAACTTCAGCTATGTGCTGGTCTCATTTCACCTCCAACGGCAGTTGTCCTATTATTTTCTTAATGCATACATACCAACTGGTGCCTTTGTAATCATCGCCTGGTTAGCCCTGTGGATCCCGCCGACTTCCTCGCCAGCAAGGGTCACGCTTGGAATCACATGTATGCTTACATTGGTAACAAAGAGCACAATGGTGAAGTCAGAAATGCCAAAAGTAGCTTATgtcatg CAAGCATGGGGTCACGTGTCAACCGCAAGTCTCTACTCTATAGCATCGTCCGCTTGGAAAAGACTGTGTCCTTTGTACGAAGCAAAGTGGCGCATGTTTCTCTGTTATCATGTCAACGATTTCATAAACGGAGCTGAAATTGGACTTGTAGAAGGATATGCTCCTATCCACAGACCAAAGATTCTTTCCTTCGACGATGCAAGATACTGCAAAGAAGTGTTAATATCACCCGGCAGATCAACGGAAAAATATCCGACCAAAGCAACGCTGCTGGCGTTTAAAAAGCTGGAAAACATCTACGCAGGGATCTTAGACTTGAAAGACTGGCTCTACAACCTGTTGCATCGTCAGTTAGTCGAGTACATCGCATTCGAAAAACGAGAAGCCATGCAGAAGGACGACGAGCTGGAAACACACGAAGACAGACACAGGGAAGCCGTGGAGAGTTTCCAAGACTGGCCGATCGAGAGACGACTGCGAACGGAGAAGAGTACACAGATGTTACATCCAGATCTGCGTAACATTCTCCATGAGTATTCGAGGAGTAAACGTTACGGCATGCTTCTCAGTCACATAGCGTATGCCATCGAGTGTTCCAAGAACGTTCTGATGATACTGGGACCCTCGAAAAATATGTGGCAGCACGATGCTGACACACGCG TGATGTCAAAGGAAAACGGGGAGCTATCGTCAGCTTTGGAGTGCTGCCGCGATTCAGCTAGAAAATTGGACGATGAAGAACTCGAGGGGAATACATTTACGAAATGGCCGGTTTCCCTCGGGTACATTGGCTGCGATGGAGGGATGTTACAACTTCAAGACGCTAACATTCATCTGTATGTGCCTCAAGATATCGTGTCTGCTAATGTCGTTCAGGAGGTGTACATCGCCTTGGAAACAGGCGACGTCTTAGGATATTTGCGTAAGGAAAACGAGGAAGGGCATGGGAAATCCACCGATTCCTCGGGCCAGTTCGTCACAGTGTCGCCGGTTGTTAGGGTGGCGCCCCGCTATCTCAGGTTCGATGAACCGGTCATGTTGACTCTCCCTCACTGCGCTAGGAACGTGCACGCCAGCAAATTTAGGCTGGCGTACAGTTACCACAGAATAGGCAAGCGGTGTAACTGGAGAATCTTGAGCGCCAACGAGACTCAGATGGTTGTCAGGGAAGACAAAGTAACCGCGCTTGTCACGAGAGGTGGATGTTACCAAGTGAGGTTGTCCACGGACGATGACGGTGACAAAAATTCCTGGAAAGTTCTCTGTGTTGGACTCTTCTCTTCTCCAATGCGAGATTTCATGCGACCAGATCATCTCACACTCCAGCTCCGGATATGGAATGACACTCCAGCAGACAGAAAG GTCCAAGAACTCATGCAAGACGAAAACAAACAATTCCATTTGTCCGATATCGGTTACATTGGTTTACAAAAGACAGGGCGACATTTAGATATTGCTGTGACTGCAGCACGTGGTTGGACGGTTAGCCAAGATGCAAAG ACGGTTACACGTGAGTCTTTGATGTCACTGGGGGCAGCGGGCGGCTGCCAAGCTGGTTTCTATTACTGTCGAAAGGTTGCTGACACCAAGTCGCTTACTCCACGTTCAACAAGCTTTAAGGTTCATTTACACCAATTACGGACGAACAACCGGCTGGCCTTGCGCTGTGACGGGCAAACTGACATAAAACAG AACGAATTTTCTACAGGAGGAGCGAGTCTATTCAAGGTCCGTCCAGCTAAAGGTAAAGTCATAGAGGGTACTTGCGGAAGGCCAGTTTTGACAAGCAAAATCATGGACGCCTTATCCAAGGGAATGGACAGGCAGAGCGATATGATCGTCATGGTAGAAGGAAAGGCCAAGTGCATGGACTACAGGTACCTGGCCAGGGAACTGTCCTTTAACGTCAGTGTGAACAAGTATTGGGATGAATTGTCAATATCGCCGAGGAGGAGTCCGTCTGCGGCACGAGCGCGTGGACGAAGAAGAAAACTTGGTAATTATATGAGTGGTTCGGAGACCGTACGAAATCTGAGAAGCTTGTCCGCTGACAGTTCATTGAGGTCAAATTATCGGAAAAGGATCGGAGAGAGACTGCGGGCGAGTAGCGTCGTCAGTTCTGCGAGTGTCTGTACACCTGAAAGCACAACGTACTCTGAGGGCTTGTTTGCAAGCGACGGCTGCCGCGTCAGTTTTTACAACCGACAGAACTCCGGCAAAAGACGGACGCACAGCGCCGCCAGGGGCGAAAATTCTGTGCGACATCGGTACTACCCGAGTATCAAAAATGTTTACACTTACAGCATCGGCACAGTGAATGGTGAAGTCAGCGGGAAAGCCCATGGAGTATGGGTAGGCAGGAGAACGGGTGCCGTTCAGGACCCTAATCACCGAGAGCATGGTCGAATGAGTAGCGGTCGGGTCAACAGCGGCAAAAGTAACAGTTTTCCGCTCGATAACTTGGTTACGAATAGATCGGTCGACAGTTCCAGGAGCATCAGCTGCGAATTAAGATACCCAAGCCAAAACAATATAAGAGCATACATTGAAAAGACTCCGAGGGATGAAGAACGACATGTTTATATCAAGATGGTGAAACGACAAAATGACGGCAATAATGAAGATGATATAAATTCTGAAGAGGACTGCCAAGAAgatgatgaagaagaagaaagagaagTAACAAATAGGCTAAAGCAAGTCAAAGAGAGACAAACCACTCCTCGATGGAAAAACCCAACGAGGAGATTATTAAACATCTACATCAGTGAAGGTCTCCAGTCTGAAAAGTGCAGAGCGGAAATCGCCGAAGCCCTCTGGCAAAAAATGGCTGATATCGGCAACACGCACGCGCAAAATATTCTCTATCCGAGCACTACTCTTCAGCTGGAGCAGGTGCCCAAAGTGGCCAACGTCATCTCTCGTGTATGGCCGTCGGTGGCGCGTCACCTTGGCTCGGATGAAGATGAGATTGCCACCTTGAGTGACAAGGCAAAGATTGAGGGTTGGAACAGGCGAACAACCGCGGAGGTATACCTACACGGATGGCTGACATCGATGAGCGAACGGGAAGCTCGTCCAGCGTTGGTTGATTTTCTGTCGGCTGTCAGCAAAACTGAGACGGGGGCCGCTAAAATTCTTAGAGAATTGCTTTAA